The following proteins come from a genomic window of Methanosarcina sp. MTP4:
- a CDS encoding AI-2E family transporter: MGGLAGNPVNRQTGNCQSYPGGRIITDKQLRSDFSRSAPYWLRRAGMVSWLFLGIVLAAGTVLSFIATVSSITVPLLVAVVIGIVFRPLVDRLERRRVPRSIGTVLTMLLIFLGAAALLLILVRGFIDQGAEIVRQLEAGWASLEAWLLQFQIEEETLESIRAAVANGLPALGQGIIGILSSTFSSAAALLIGVYFSVFILFFILRDGPEIEVWLARQFKLKPGTGTAIVANISRSIRLYFRGTALTATITSIVVAIPLIVLKVPLVGSILILYFFTSFIPYIGAFIGGAFAVIIAFGSGGAETALIVAVAVTISNGALQNVINTWALGTTLKVHPLLVFLVTIASGVVGGFLAMILAVPLTAVVIQTVRRLREEGVFAEE, translated from the coding sequence ATGGGGGGACTGGCAGGTAATCCGGTGAACAGGCAGACCGGGAACTGCCAGTCCTACCCTGGGGGGAGAATCATTACGGACAAACAACTTCGAAGCGACTTTTCCAGAAGCGCACCTTACTGGCTGCGCCGCGCAGGTATGGTTAGCTGGCTCTTTCTGGGCATCGTGCTCGCCGCCGGTACCGTCCTTAGCTTCATTGCGACCGTGAGCAGTATCACTGTCCCGCTGCTCGTTGCGGTGGTGATAGGAATTGTCTTTCGGCCGCTGGTAGACAGGCTGGAGCGACGGCGGGTTCCCCGCAGTATCGGCACGGTGCTTACGATGTTGCTGATATTTCTGGGTGCCGCCGCCCTGCTCCTAATTCTGGTAAGGGGGTTCATTGACCAGGGGGCCGAGATCGTACGCCAGCTCGAAGCCGGATGGGCAAGCCTGGAAGCCTGGCTTCTGCAGTTCCAGATCGAGGAAGAGACCCTTGAATCCATCAGAGCCGCAGTTGCAAACGGCCTGCCTGCACTGGGCCAGGGAATTATCGGAATCCTCAGCAGCACGTTTTCGAGTGCTGCAGCGCTCCTGATAGGGGTATACTTCAGTGTGTTCATTCTTTTTTTCATCCTGCGGGACGGGCCTGAAATCGAGGTCTGGCTGGCCCGGCAGTTCAAGTTAAAACCCGGAACAGGTACGGCTATCGTTGCCAACATCAGCCGTTCAATACGGCTTTATTTCCGGGGAACTGCGCTCACTGCGACGATTACGTCAATCGTGGTGGCCATCCCCCTGATTGTCCTAAAGGTGCCCCTGGTGGGCTCGATTCTCATTCTCTACTTTTTTACTTCATTCATCCCTTACATAGGCGCCTTTATTGGCGGCGCTTTTGCCGTGATTATCGCTTTTGGTTCCGGGGGAGCAGAAACGGCGCTGATTGTCGCAGTGGCGGTTACCATATCCAACGGGGCGCTGCAGAATGTCATAAATACCTGGGCTCTGGGGACAACTCTCAAAGTGCACCCACTGCTCGTGTTCCTGGTAACGATCGCATCCGGCGTTGTCGGCGGATTCCTGGCCATGATACTGGCAGTGCCGCTGACTGCAGTCGTGATACAGACGGTGCGCCGCTTACGCGAGGAAGGGGTTTTCGCGGAGGAGTAA
- a CDS encoding arylsulfatase, with translation MPLKEYRSDTAFPGVIGRTADQSEPAWPEPRRAKEGAPNVLFIVLDDTGFGQLGCYGSPINTPNLDSLAEGGLAYSNMHTTALCSPTRTCILTGRNHHSNNMACITEGSTGYPGYDGYIPFENGFLSEMLQQHGYNTYAVGKWHLTPADQISAAGPYDRWPLGRGFERFYGFLGGETHQYYPELVYDNHPATPPKPPEEGYTLNEDLADKAIQFIADAKQVAPNKPFFMYFCTGAMHAPHHVPKEWTDKYKGKFDDGWEAYREKTFARQKELGIVPKDAELSRHDPDVKPWEKCSPEEKKLYARMMEVFAGFLEHTDYHIGRLLQFLKDIGEFDNTLIMVISDNGASSEGGPTGSVNENLFFNNVPESLEENLAALHKLGGPETFNHYAWGWTWAGDTPFRRWKRETYRGGISDPFIVHWPRGIKVGGEVRTQYAHAIDMLPTVLECLGIEPPTVIKGVTQAPIEGFSFAPTFDDTGAPSKHHTQYFEMMGHRSIYHNGWRAVCPWPGPSFAEAGKSFGEPIPAGKLTELDAKGWELYHVEKDWTENHDVAAENRPKLIEMIATWYVEAGKYNVLPIDARGVLRLADERPQIAVDRTHYTYYPGTQGVPSNAAVRVLNRPHSITADVEIPPGDAEGVLLAHGGIDSGYSFYMKGGKLHWVHNYVSRTLYHVESVENVPEGRHKLRFEFEVTGEPDVARGKGVPGRAQLYIDGKLVGQTEVPVTTPLALGLTSGVTCGSAPGAPVTPDYQPPFEFTGKIYSVTVDVSGKLIEDKEAETRMVMARQ, from the coding sequence ATGCCATTAAAAGAATACAGGTCCGACACCGCCTTTCCCGGAGTTATCGGGCGCACTGCAGACCAGTCAGAACCCGCCTGGCCGGAACCCCGGCGGGCTAAAGAAGGGGCTCCGAACGTACTATTTATCGTGCTGGATGACACCGGTTTTGGACAACTAGGTTGCTACGGCTCGCCCATAAATACACCAAATCTGGACAGCCTTGCAGAGGGAGGGCTTGCTTACAGCAATATGCATACTACGGCGCTGTGCTCTCCCACACGAACCTGTATCCTGACCGGCAGGAACCACCATTCAAACAATATGGCCTGCATCACCGAGGGCTCAACCGGCTATCCGGGCTACGACGGTTACATACCTTTTGAAAACGGGTTTTTGTCGGAGATGCTCCAGCAGCACGGCTACAACACCTATGCCGTCGGCAAATGGCACCTGACACCTGCAGACCAGATCTCGGCAGCCGGACCCTATGACCGCTGGCCTCTCGGCCGGGGTTTCGAGCGCTTCTACGGTTTTTTGGGAGGCGAAACGCACCAGTATTACCCTGAACTGGTCTACGACAACCACCCCGCAACCCCTCCAAAGCCTCCGGAAGAAGGTTATACCCTGAATGAGGACCTTGCGGACAAAGCTATCCAGTTCATTGCCGACGCCAAACAGGTCGCACCCAACAAGCCCTTTTTCATGTACTTCTGCACCGGAGCCATGCATGCCCCTCACCACGTCCCAAAAGAATGGACGGACAAATACAAAGGCAAGTTTGACGACGGCTGGGAGGCTTACCGGGAAAAGACTTTCGCCCGGCAGAAGGAACTTGGCATAGTCCCGAAAGACGCCGAACTATCCCGCCATGACCCGGATGTCAAGCCCTGGGAAAAATGCTCGCCTGAGGAAAAGAAGCTCTACGCCCGCATGATGGAAGTCTTTGCCGGCTTTCTGGAACATACCGATTACCACATCGGCAGGCTGCTACAGTTCCTCAAAGATATCGGTGAGTTTGATAATACTTTAATCATGGTAATTTCCGATAACGGGGCCAGTTCAGAAGGGGGGCCGACGGGCTCAGTCAACGAGAATCTGTTCTTCAACAATGTGCCCGAATCGCTGGAAGAGAACCTCGCAGCCCTGCATAAGCTGGGTGGCCCTGAGACTTTCAACCACTACGCCTGGGGCTGGACCTGGGCGGGAGATACGCCCTTCCGCCGCTGGAAGCGGGAAACATACCGGGGCGGCATCAGCGACCCCTTTATCGTCCACTGGCCCCGGGGAATAAAAGTCGGGGGAGAGGTCCGCACCCAGTACGCCCACGCTATCGACATGCTGCCCACAGTCCTGGAATGCCTGGGAATTGAGCCCCCGACGGTTATCAAAGGTGTGACCCAGGCACCCATCGAAGGCTTCAGTTTTGCACCTACTTTCGACGATACCGGTGCGCCTTCAAAGCACCACACCCAGTACTTCGAGATGATGGGGCACCGCTCCATTTACCATAACGGCTGGCGGGCGGTATGTCCGTGGCCCGGTCCCTCGTTCGCCGAAGCAGGAAAATCCTTCGGCGAACCGATCCCGGCAGGGAAGCTGACCGAGCTGGATGCAAAAGGCTGGGAGCTTTACCATGTGGAAAAGGACTGGACCGAGAACCATGATGTAGCTGCGGAAAACCGGCCGAAGTTAATCGAGATGATTGCCACCTGGTATGTAGAGGCCGGAAAATATAACGTGCTGCCTATCGATGCCCGCGGAGTGCTGCGCCTTGCCGATGAACGGCCGCAGATTGCCGTCGACCGGACACACTACACCTATTATCCCGGAACCCAGGGGGTGCCCTCAAATGCAGCGGTCAGGGTCCTCAACCGCCCGCACAGTATCACCGCAGATGTCGAGATCCCTCCGGGGGATGCCGAAGGAGTCCTGCTTGCCCATGGGGGAATCGATTCCGGCTATTCGTTCTACATGAAAGGCGGAAAGCTTCACTGGGTGCACAACTACGTATCCAGGACCCTATATCATGTCGAGTCCGTAGAAAACGTTCCCGAGGGGCGGCATAAGCTCCGCTTCGAGTTCGAAGTAACCGGCGAGCCGGACGTGGCAAGGGGCAAGGGGGTACCAGGCAGAGCTCAGCTCTATATAGACGGAAAGTTAGTCGGCCAAACTGAGGTCCCGGTAACGACTCCACTTGCACTCGGGCTGACCAGCGGGGTCACCTGTGGCTCAGCTCCCGGGGCTCCGGTCACACCCGACTACCAGCCTCCCTTTGAGTTCACCGGCAAGATCTACAGCGTAACCGTTGATGTGAGCGGGAAGCTTATCGAGGACAAGGAAGCCGAGACCCGCATGGTCATGGCGAGGCAGTGA
- a CDS encoding DUF1269 domain-containing protein: MAEVMYGPMQLLVIVFDDPDFHGQIRRELESVMEKGLIRLIDLVFLWKDVDGNVASLEATQLDEEERMRFGAVVGGIMGFGAGGEAGALEGMEAGALAAARENYGITDEDIMEITEAIPENSAAGLLIIEHLWAKKLKQAIGDAGGVLVTQGMITPELLALVGAELAEAVEAADKKEQEPAAATA; encoded by the coding sequence ATGGCTGAAGTAATGTATGGACCGATGCAGCTTTTAGTAATCGTATTCGATGACCCGGACTTCCACGGGCAGATCCGCCGTGAACTCGAATCAGTAATGGAAAAAGGGCTTATTCGGCTAATTGACCTGGTATTCCTGTGGAAAGACGTGGATGGAAACGTCGCTTCTCTGGAAGCCACGCAGCTGGACGAGGAGGAGAGGATGCGTTTCGGCGCCGTTGTGGGTGGAATCATGGGGTTCGGAGCCGGCGGTGAAGCAGGAGCACTTGAAGGTATGGAAGCAGGAGCCCTGGCAGCTGCCCGGGAAAACTACGGGATCACCGATGAAGACATCATGGAGATAACCGAAGCCATCCCGGAAAATAGCGCTGCCGGCCTCCTTATAATCGAGCACCTCTGGGCAAAGAAGCTCAAGCAGGCGATTGGCGATGCCGGAGGGGTACTGGTCACCCAGGGTATGATCACGCCCGAACTGCTCGCCCTGGTAGGAGCAGAACTGGCAGAAGCAGTTGAAGCCGCGGACAAGAAGGAGCAGGAACCTGCAGCAGCAACAGCGTGA
- a CDS encoding arylsulfatase, with the protein MALDARDAEFPAIEPLRPPKGAPNVVIVLIDDMGFGAPSLTGGPCHMPAMEQVAGNGLLYNRFHTTALCSPTRAALLTGRNHHSAGIGSVCEVATGIPGNDSVRPNSVATIAEMLRLNGYSTGCVGKAHQTPTWEVSMSGPFDRWPTGEGFEKFYGFVGGETNQWSPTLYMNNIPVEPWGTAEEGYHFSEDIVDKAISWVRGLQVMTPDKPFFLYVSFGATHAPHHVPREWMDKYMDRFDKGWDAVREETLANMKAKGIVPLDTELTGRPEGVEAWDDLNETQKKVYARLMEAYAGFAEHTDAQVMRLIETLEDMGVYEDTLFIYIAGDNGASAEGGLDGTFNELMALNGIPQVLEDVLPRLDEIGGPKAFNHYPVGWAHAMNCPYQYTKQVASHFGGTRNAMAVSWPRGIKARGEIRQQFHHVIDILPTVLEAAGLPEPYMVNGIAQKPLEGVSMAYTFENPDAESRHMTQYFEIFGNRGIYHEGWTAVTHHSTPWLTREWPSFDADDWELYDTSKDWSQAHDLSKEMPDKLRELQYLFMIEASKYNVFPLDDRRYERFNPAVAGRPDLPGDRTTMTFYPGMTHLMENTVLNVKNRSHTVTAEVEVAEGKTDGVIVAQGGRFAGWAFYVKDSAARYVHNFFDFEYSYVEASEKLPAGTVNIRYHFDFDGDKPGGGGTGTIYVNDKKVGEGRIEKTVPFVFSADETMDIGSDLALPVTDDYPEGVANRFQGKVNWVRVDLEEDNVSHLEPEETKYQRIMARQ; encoded by the coding sequence ATGGCACTGGACGCACGAGATGCCGAATTTCCGGCAATAGAGCCGCTTCGCCCTCCAAAGGGAGCTCCCAATGTGGTCATAGTCCTGATCGACGACATGGGCTTTGGTGCGCCGAGTTTGACCGGCGGTCCCTGCCACATGCCTGCAATGGAACAGGTAGCCGGAAACGGCCTGCTCTACAACCGCTTCCACACAACAGCGCTCTGTTCACCCACACGAGCGGCGCTACTGACCGGGCGCAACCACCACTCTGCAGGAATAGGTTCGGTTTGTGAGGTCGCCACCGGCATACCGGGCAACGACAGTGTACGTCCTAACAGTGTTGCCACCATTGCCGAGATGTTGCGGCTAAACGGCTACAGCACAGGCTGTGTGGGAAAGGCGCACCAGACCCCGACCTGGGAAGTCAGCATGTCGGGTCCCTTTGACCGCTGGCCCACGGGAGAAGGCTTCGAGAAGTTCTACGGCTTTGTGGGCGGGGAGACAAACCAGTGGTCGCCCACCCTGTACATGAACAACATCCCGGTCGAGCCCTGGGGGACGGCAGAGGAGGGATACCACTTTTCAGAGGACATCGTCGACAAAGCCATCTCCTGGGTGCGCGGCCTGCAGGTCATGACCCCGGACAAGCCCTTCTTCCTCTACGTCTCGTTCGGGGCCACCCACGCGCCGCATCACGTTCCTCGGGAGTGGATGGACAAATACATGGACAGGTTCGACAAAGGCTGGGACGCCGTGCGGGAAGAGACCCTGGCAAACATGAAGGCAAAGGGAATCGTGCCTCTTGACACCGAACTGACCGGCAGGCCCGAGGGAGTTGAAGCCTGGGACGACCTGAACGAGACACAGAAGAAGGTCTATGCCCGCCTGATGGAGGCTTATGCCGGGTTTGCGGAGCACACCGACGCCCAGGTGATGCGCCTGATCGAGACGCTCGAAGACATGGGCGTCTATGAGGACACCCTCTTCATCTACATCGCCGGGGACAACGGTGCCAGCGCCGAGGGCGGCCTGGACGGTACCTTCAACGAACTGATGGCCTTGAACGGCATTCCCCAGGTGCTGGAAGACGTGCTTCCCAGGCTGGACGAAATTGGGGGACCGAAAGCCTTCAACCACTACCCTGTCGGCTGGGCTCACGCCATGAACTGCCCCTACCAGTACACCAAGCAGGTCGCTTCACACTTCGGCGGCACCCGCAACGCCATGGCCGTTAGCTGGCCCAGGGGCATCAAAGCCAGGGGGGAGATCCGCCAGCAGTTCCACCACGTCATCGACATCCTGCCTACTGTCCTGGAAGCAGCCGGGCTGCCCGAACCCTACATGGTCAACGGCATCGCCCAGAAGCCCCTGGAAGGCGTCAGCATGGCCTACACCTTCGAAAACCCGGATGCTGAGAGCCGGCACATGACCCAGTACTTCGAGATCTTCGGCAACCGCGGCATCTATCACGAGGGGTGGACGGCAGTTACCCATCACAGTACACCCTGGCTCACCCGGGAGTGGCCTTCGTTCGATGCGGACGACTGGGAGCTCTACGACACCAGCAAAGACTGGAGCCAGGCCCATGACCTCTCAAAGGAGATGCCCGACAAGCTGCGTGAGCTGCAGTACCTGTTCATGATCGAGGCTTCAAAGTACAACGTCTTCCCCCTCGACGACCGGCGCTACGAGCGCTTTAACCCAGCCGTTGCCGGCCGCCCGGACCTGCCCGGAGACCGCACGACTATGACTTTTTACCCTGGCATGACACACCTGATGGAAAACACGGTGCTCAACGTCAAGAACCGCTCGCACACCGTCACCGCCGAGGTGGAGGTCGCCGAAGGCAAGACGGACGGCGTGATCGTGGCACAGGGCGGGCGTTTTGCAGGCTGGGCCTTCTACGTCAAGGACAGCGCGGCCAGGTATGTCCACAACTTCTTCGACTTTGAGTACTCCTACGTGGAAGCGTCCGAGAAGCTGCCTGCAGGTACGGTCAACATCCGCTATCACTTCGACTTCGACGGCGACAAGCCCGGAGGCGGCGGCACGGGGACGATCTACGTCAACGATAAGAAGGTCGGCGAGGGACGCATCGAAAAGACCGTGCCCTTTGTCTTCTCCGCCGATGAGACCATGGACATCGGCAGCGACCTGGCCCTGCCGGTGACCGACGACTATCCCGAAGGCGTAGCGAACAGGTTCCAGGGTAAAGTCAACTGGGTGCGGGTTGACCTGGAGGAGGACAACGTCAGCCATCTCGAGCCGGAAGAGACAAAATACCAGCGGATAATGGCGCGGCAGTAA
- a CDS encoding S-layer protein domain-containing protein — translation MKRFAAVSLAVLMLLTVFAPAAGAQDVIEVRSSVFNGTDIDDIIDTYGNGTILPIDGSRFPIFYYDIDDNVSTEIVLIVDVPGTENNIIGENGLVYITTIQPIGYEYENPAAGWDNYSIIGFGAQIAVPLKPDRADKLSRLVLDSDDKYTLRTGETLELGQGYTLEAKQVDVNGEKVWLQFNRDGEYVDDEIISVSEGNTTGRTWDVELDDIEEEDDVVVLRVHVNQVFQGAVDSIAQIEGLWLIDYANSRTIESDDEFGELDDVAILGPALRLTNEDSITLTRDGTDKILENVSFRTADTGSDVLRFHLMKEIREPGIHVIAGAASFGPGNFTWDASSFAGFFYDLDDNVETESLSVSNIDGNVIPEGNLVYETRIEKVDYEYFNTDEGWDRYPVIGFFAQEYVPLKENKADKLSKLVLDSDEKYTLRTGEILELGENYSIEAKQVDVEGEKVWLEFTRDGEFVDDEIISVAGGNTTGRTWDVELDDIEEEDDVVVLRVHVNQVFQGAVDSIAQIEGIWLIDYANAMTIESDDEFGKLDDVSIQGDTLSISNENTFTLSLDSEEEITEGMFFKIGDTPVEELRYFPFVVRILGEINETTGLPEMNETEMGENETRPEENVTETPGENGTEEPSGEETEEGAEEETEEETAGNNTTGGEEGEGTPGFGIVPCLVGLLAVGYLFRRKS, via the coding sequence ATGAAGAGATTTGCAGCGGTATCACTGGCTGTTCTCATGCTTCTTACTGTATTTGCACCCGCTGCAGGTGCACAGGATGTAATTGAGGTCCGCAGTTCAGTGTTCAACGGCACTGATATCGACGACATTATTGATACATACGGCAACGGTACCATCCTTCCAATCGATGGTTCTCGATTTCCGATATTCTACTATGACATTGACGACAACGTGTCAACAGAGATTGTTCTCATTGTCGATGTTCCGGGCACTGAAAACAACATCATTGGAGAAAACGGCCTAGTTTACATAACAACGATTCAGCCGATCGGATACGAATACGAAAACCCGGCTGCTGGCTGGGACAACTACAGCATTATCGGTTTCGGCGCACAGATAGCCGTCCCACTCAAACCTGACAGGGCTGACAAACTTTCCAGGCTCGTCCTTGACAGTGACGACAAGTACACCCTCAGAACAGGGGAAACTCTTGAGCTTGGACAGGGATACACGCTTGAAGCAAAGCAGGTTGATGTTAACGGTGAGAAAGTCTGGCTCCAGTTCAACAGGGACGGAGAATACGTAGATGACGAAATCATCTCGGTCTCAGAGGGCAACACTACCGGTAGAACCTGGGATGTCGAGCTCGATGATATCGAGGAAGAAGACGATGTAGTTGTCCTCAGGGTACACGTCAACCAGGTCTTCCAGGGTGCTGTCGACAGCATTGCCCAGATCGAAGGGCTCTGGCTCATAGACTACGCAAATTCAAGGACCATTGAGTCTGATGACGAATTCGGCGAACTGGATGATGTTGCCATCCTGGGACCAGCCCTCAGGCTCACCAACGAGGACAGTATAACCCTTACCAGGGACGGCACAGACAAAATTCTTGAAAACGTGTCCTTCAGGACAGCTGACACAGGATCCGATGTGCTCAGGTTCCATCTCATGAAAGAAATCAGAGAGCCGGGTATCCATGTGATAGCGGGAGCAGCCTCCTTCGGCCCGGGTAACTTCACCTGGGATGCATCCAGCTTTGCAGGCTTCTTTTATGACCTCGACGACAATGTCGAAACCGAATCCCTCAGTGTCTCCAACATTGACGGAAACGTGATTCCTGAAGGAAACCTGGTTTACGAGACTCGCATTGAGAAAGTTGACTATGAGTACTTCAACACGGATGAAGGCTGGGACCGGTACCCCGTTATCGGCTTCTTTGCACAAGAATATGTCCCGCTAAAGGAAAACAAAGCTGACAAACTCTCGAAGCTTGTCCTTGACAGCGATGAAAAGTACACCCTGAGAACCGGCGAAATCCTCGAGCTTGGCGAAAACTATTCTATCGAAGCAAAGCAGGTCGATGTTGAAGGGGAGAAAGTCTGGCTCGAATTCACAAGGGACGGCGAATTCGTAGATGACGAAATCATTTCAGTCGCAGGGGGTAACACTACCGGTAGAACCTGGGACGTCGAACTCGATGATATCGAGGAAGAAGACGATGTAGTTGTCCTCAGAGTACACGTCAACCAGGTCTTCCAGGGTGCTGTCGACAGCATTGCCCAGATCGAAGGTATCTGGCTCATTGACTATGCAAACGCAATGACCATAGAGTCTGATGACGAATTCGGGAAGCTCGACGATGTTTCAATCCAGGGCGATACCCTTAGCATCAGCAATGAAAACACCTTCACCCTGTCCCTGGACTCCGAAGAAGAAATCACTGAAGGCATGTTCTTCAAAATCGGGGACACCCCTGTAGAGGAACTCAGGTACTTCCCATTCGTTGTGAGGATTCTCGGGGAAATAAACGAAACCACAGGGCTTCCTGAAATGAATGAAACCGAAATGGGAGAGAACGAAACCCGACCTGAAGAGAACGTAACCGAAACTCCAGGCGAGAACGGAACTGAGGAACCGTCTGGGGAAGAAACTGAGGAAGGAGCTGAGGAAGAAACTGAGGAAGAAACTGCAGGCAACAACACCACTGGTGGAGAAGAAGGAGAAGGAACTCCCGGATTCGGAATTGTCCCTTGCCTTGTCGGACTCCTTGCAGTCGGCTACCTCTTCAGGAGGAAGAGCTAA
- a CDS encoding anaerobic sulfatase maturase produces the protein MAQNFLPPRVHVLAKPTGAICNLACSYCFYLPKELLYPGSSFRMSDEVLENYIRQLIAAHSSPQVTVAWQGGEPTLMGIDFYRRAIELQEKYRKPGMTFENTMQTNGTLLDDEWCRFFKENNFLIGISIDGPRELHDACRVDRGGKGSFDRVMRGLRLLQKHGVEYNVLATVNRRNADYPLEVYRFFRDEAKTDWVQFIPIVERINEDGGTLYQEGNTVSDLSVLPEQFGNFLIRIFDEWARNDVGNVFVQTFEAAARRWLDMPSGMCVFEETCGLGLALEHNGDLYSCDHFVEPACKLGNILEKELAELAFSEKQQKFGQKKRDSLPRACKECDFLFACRGECPKNRFLTTPDGEPGLNYLCEGWKTFFRHIDHPLKILGWLMQRGYPAPELMRVLAMEDAFARAGRNDPCPCGSGLKFKHCHGRKKNGPERNDRKQVKHRTQQQSGPVIRF, from the coding sequence ATGGCACAAAACTTCCTGCCTCCCCGCGTCCATGTGCTTGCCAAGCCGACCGGAGCAATCTGCAACCTGGCCTGCTCCTACTGCTTCTACCTGCCTAAAGAACTGCTCTATCCCGGAAGCAGCTTCCGCATGTCAGACGAGGTGCTGGAAAACTACATCCGGCAGCTGATTGCAGCCCACAGCAGCCCGCAGGTGACCGTTGCCTGGCAGGGAGGGGAACCCACCCTGATGGGAATCGACTTTTACCGGCGTGCAATCGAGCTGCAGGAAAAGTACAGAAAACCGGGAATGACATTCGAAAATACGATGCAGACCAACGGCACGCTGCTGGACGACGAATGGTGCCGTTTCTTCAAGGAAAACAACTTTCTCATAGGGATCAGCATCGACGGCCCGCGCGAACTTCACGACGCCTGCCGGGTGGACAGGGGAGGAAAAGGGTCCTTCGACAGGGTCATGCGGGGGCTTCGCCTGCTCCAAAAACATGGGGTTGAATACAACGTCCTTGCCACGGTCAACCGCAGGAACGCCGATTATCCGCTGGAAGTCTACCGCTTCTTCCGGGACGAGGCAAAGACAGACTGGGTCCAGTTCATCCCCATTGTGGAGCGAATCAACGAGGACGGGGGCACCCTCTACCAGGAGGGAAACACGGTATCGGACCTTTCGGTACTGCCTGAACAGTTCGGAAATTTCCTTATCCGTATTTTCGACGAATGGGCGCGAAACGACGTGGGTAATGTCTTTGTGCAGACCTTTGAAGCCGCAGCCCGCCGCTGGCTGGACATGCCTTCAGGGATGTGCGTCTTTGAAGAGACCTGCGGCCTTGGGCTTGCCCTGGAGCACAACGGCGACCTCTACTCCTGTGACCACTTTGTGGAACCTGCCTGCAAGCTGGGAAACATCCTGGAAAAGGAACTCGCGGAACTTGCCTTTTCGGAAAAACAGCAAAAGTTCGGGCAGAAAAAACGAGACTCTCTGCCGAGGGCATGCAAGGAATGCGATTTTCTCTTTGCCTGCAGGGGGGAATGTCCCAAAAACCGCTTCCTTACAACCCCGGACGGAGAACCGGGTTTGAACTACCTCTGCGAAGGCTGGAAAACCTTCTTCCGGCACATCGACCACCCCCTGAAAATCCTTGGCTGGCTGATGCAGCGGGGCTATCCGGCACCGGAACTGATGCGGGTGCTGGCTATGGAAGATGCTTTTGCCAGAGCCGGACGAAACGACCCCTGCCCCTGCGGAAGCGGGCTCAAGTTCAAACACTGCCACGGGCGCAAGAAAAACGGACCCGAAAGGAATGACCGGAAGCAGGTAAAACACAGGACCCAGCAGCAGTCTGGACCTGTTATACGATTCTGA
- a CDS encoding DUF1269 domain-containing protein codes for MSKRQLITLQDAAVVSWPMGKKKPKTQQLTSMSGVGALSGAFWGMLFGLIFLVPIFGMVVGAAFGALAGSFADVGISDDFIKSVRSKVTEGTSALFLLTSDAVQDKVQEALKSIEFELIASNLSKEEEDKLREMFVEEEEEAEVAPAA; via the coding sequence TTGAGCAAGAGACAGTTGATTACCCTGCAGGATGCAGCAGTTGTCTCCTGGCCAATGGGTAAAAAGAAACCGAAAACACAGCAGTTAACCAGCATGTCCGGGGTAGGCGCACTTAGCGGAGCATTCTGGGGCATGCTCTTCGGCCTGATTTTCCTGGTTCCGATCTTCGGGATGGTTGTCGGGGCCGCTTTCGGTGCGCTTGCAGGCTCTTTTGCCGACGTGGGTATCAGTGATGACTTCATCAAGTCGGTTCGCAGCAAAGTGACCGAAGGCACCTCTGCCCTCTTCCTGCTGACAAGCGACGCAGTGCAGGATAAGGTCCAGGAGGCCCTGAAAAGCATCGAGTTTGAACTTATCGCTTCCAACCTGTCCAAAGAAGAAGAGGACAAGCTGCGCGAAATGTTTGTCGAAGAAGAGGAAGAAGCAGAAGTGGCTCCGGCAGCTTAA